In one Limosilactobacillus oris genomic region, the following are encoded:
- the rsmH gene encoding 16S rRNA (cytosine(1402)-N(4))-methyltransferase RsmH produces MATFKHVTVLLQEAVAGLNVQPAGTYVDGTLGGGGHTSAILGQLTTGHLYSFDQDETAIDYNRDRLKDALAAGKLTLIEDNFRHLQKDLAAQGVHKVDGVLYDLGVSSPQFDDAQRGFSYQLDAPLDMRMNQGQSLSAMEVVNEWPYERLVRILYRYGEERFAKQIARKIEQRRQREPIRTTFELVDVIKEAIPAAARRHGGHPAKKSFQAIRIAVNDELGALEESLEQALAMLAVGGRISVITFQSLEDRLVKTMFKEKSSISDDLPQGLPVIPEEMSPDFKLINRKPILPGTQELAENHRAHSAKLRIIEKIK; encoded by the coding sequence ATGGCCACGTTTAAGCACGTAACAGTTTTATTGCAAGAAGCCGTGGCGGGCTTAAACGTCCAGCCAGCGGGGACCTATGTTGACGGTACCCTGGGGGGCGGTGGTCATACCAGCGCGATTTTGGGCCAGCTCACTACCGGTCACTTGTATTCCTTTGACCAGGATGAAACCGCGATTGATTATAACCGCGACCGGCTGAAGGATGCACTCGCGGCTGGGAAGTTAACCCTCATTGAGGATAACTTTCGCCACCTCCAGAAGGATCTGGCTGCTCAAGGTGTCCACAAGGTCGACGGCGTCCTGTATGACTTAGGGGTTTCGTCACCGCAGTTTGATGACGCCCAGCGTGGCTTTAGCTACCAGCTCGACGCCCCGTTGGACATGCGGATGAACCAAGGCCAGTCCTTGTCGGCAATGGAAGTGGTTAATGAATGGCCCTATGAGCGCCTCGTCCGGATTCTCTACCGTTACGGGGAAGAACGGTTTGCTAAGCAGATTGCCCGTAAAATCGAGCAGCGACGGCAGCGGGAGCCAATCCGCACGACCTTTGAATTAGTCGACGTGATCAAGGAAGCCATCCCAGCGGCGGCACGGCGGCATGGCGGTCACCCGGCCAAAAAGAGTTTTCAGGCAATCCGCATTGCGGTCAACGATGAACTGGGAGCGCTGGAAGAGTCCTTAGAACAGGCGCTGGCAATGTTGGCCGTTGGCGGGCGGATCAGTGTTATTACCTTCCAGTCGTTGGAGGACCGCCTCGTTAAAACAATGTTTAAGGAAAAGTCATCCATCAGTGATGACTTACCCCAGGGGTTGCCAGTGATTCCAGAGGAGATGAGCCCTGACTTTAAGCTGATCAACCGTAAACCAATTCTTCCCGGCACACAAGAATTAGCGGAGAACCACCGTGCGCACAGTGCTAAGTTACGAATCATTGAAAAGATTAAATAG
- the ftsL2 gene encoding cell division protein FtsL — protein MVSNAARKYEEEQVPVTPIDQPQPGVQPVRWSRFERLLMVVGSAVTLLLIIALLSTKISINTRQHNLQDLQSKVAQVKNNNASDRQEIADLTSQGNLKKIAQKYGLSDKNSNVRNVNK, from the coding sequence ATGGTTTCTAATGCAGCAAGAAAATACGAAGAAGAACAGGTTCCAGTGACGCCAATCGACCAGCCCCAACCGGGCGTCCAGCCGGTTCGCTGGTCACGGTTTGAACGCTTATTGATGGTTGTCGGGAGTGCGGTTACCCTACTGTTGATTATTGCCCTGCTTTCCACTAAAATTTCAATTAATACTCGTCAGCACAACTTGCAGGACTTACAATCGAAGGTTGCCCAGGTTAAAAATAACAACGCTAGTGACCGGCAGGAAATTGCTGATTTAACTAGTCAGGGCAACTTAAAGAAGATTGCCCAAAAGTATGGCCTCTCTGACAAAAATTCAAATGTAAGGAACGTCAATAAATAA